A stretch of the Gemmatimonadales bacterium genome encodes the following:
- a CDS encoding ABC transporter ATP-binding protein, whose amino-acid sequence MTDPIIRTHDLAREYQMGSEVVRALSGVDLEIQRNEYVAIMGPSGSGKSTMMNLIGCLDTPTAGQYWLNGIEVSQMTDDELARVRNREIGFVFQTFNLLPRATALHNVELPLIYAGVRARERRERAMEALNSVGLADRMDHKPTELSGGERQRVAIARALVTKPSIILADEPTGNLDSTTSEEIMKVLADLHQHHQQTIVMVTHEHDIAAHAKRIVTLHDGKISSDSRKAA is encoded by the coding sequence GTGACCGACCCGATCATCCGGACGCATGACCTCGCCCGCGAGTACCAGATGGGGTCGGAAGTGGTGCGGGCGCTGAGCGGCGTGGACCTCGAGATCCAGCGGAACGAGTACGTGGCCATCATGGGCCCGTCCGGCTCCGGCAAGTCCACGATGATGAACCTCATAGGGTGCCTCGACACGCCCACCGCCGGCCAGTACTGGCTGAACGGCATCGAGGTCTCGCAGATGACCGACGACGAGCTGGCGCGGGTCCGGAACCGGGAGATCGGCTTCGTCTTCCAGACTTTCAACCTCCTGCCGCGGGCGACGGCGCTCCACAACGTCGAGCTGCCGCTCATCTACGCCGGCGTCCGGGCCAGGGAACGCCGCGAGCGGGCCATGGAGGCGCTGAACTCGGTCGGGCTCGCGGACCGGATGGACCATAAGCCGACCGAGCTGTCGGGCGGGGAGCGGCAGCGCGTCGCCATCGCCCGTGCGCTCGTCACCAAGCCGAGCATCATCCTGGCCGACGAGCCCACCGGCAACCTCGACTCGACCACGAGCGAGGAGATCATGAAGGTCCTCGCCGACCTGCACCAGCACCACCAGCAGACCATCGTGATGGTCACGCACGAGCACGACATCGCGGCGCACGCCAAGCGGATCGTCACCCTCCACGACGGCAAGATCTCCTCCGATTCCCGCAAGGCGGCGTAG
- a CDS encoding ABC transporter permease — translation MPIFEAVRLALGMIRAQKLKSFFSLVGAFIGVTFLIGVISIVNGMDRYMREDFAARLFGINTFTLRYRRFNNTGDVSEAQRREWQRRRRLTEADYHAVAAFLGPDMLVGVESWNTVEVAVGAKRSRSIEARGVSESYFRIRNYEIAAGRTFTPQEVEHGANVVVIGSEVAEKFFDGVDPVGRMVRVAGFPYRVIGVVKKQGTLFGISLDKFVIAPYTSQIKKAVNPHQIVDGVIVKASSLPAMQGAMADVEAVMRTRRHLRPGQDNNFHFETQDDVLDFWTKFSRILYTALPLLVGISLVVGGIVIMNIMLMAVAERTREIGIRKSLGARRRDILSQFLVEAATLSTTGALMGIVTGIALAKLVDLTTPLPASISLSSIVLGVALGVGVGVIAGVYPASRASKLDPIAALRHE, via the coding sequence ATGCCGATCTTCGAGGCGGTCCGCCTCGCCTTGGGGATGATCCGCGCCCAGAAGCTCAAGAGCTTCTTCTCCCTGGTGGGCGCGTTCATCGGCGTCACCTTCCTCATCGGCGTCATCTCGATCGTGAACGGGATGGACCGCTACATGCGGGAAGACTTCGCCGCGCGGCTGTTCGGCATCAATACCTTCACGCTCCGCTACCGGCGCTTCAACAACACCGGCGACGTCTCGGAGGCGCAGCGGCGCGAATGGCAGCGGCGGCGCCGGCTCACCGAGGCCGACTACCACGCGGTCGCCGCGTTCCTGGGACCGGACATGCTGGTCGGCGTGGAGAGCTGGAACACCGTGGAGGTGGCCGTCGGCGCGAAGCGCTCCCGGAGCATCGAGGCGCGCGGCGTGTCCGAGTCGTATTTCCGGATCCGCAACTACGAGATCGCCGCCGGCCGCACCTTCACGCCCCAGGAGGTCGAGCACGGCGCCAACGTCGTCGTGATCGGGAGCGAGGTGGCGGAGAAGTTCTTCGACGGCGTCGATCCGGTCGGCCGGATGGTGCGCGTCGCGGGCTTCCCGTACCGCGTCATCGGCGTAGTGAAGAAGCAGGGGACGCTGTTCGGCATTTCGCTAGACAAGTTCGTGATCGCGCCGTACACGTCGCAGATCAAGAAGGCCGTGAACCCGCACCAGATCGTGGACGGGGTCATCGTGAAGGCCTCATCGCTCCCCGCCATGCAGGGGGCGATGGCCGACGTCGAGGCGGTCATGCGCACCCGCCGCCACCTGCGCCCGGGCCAGGACAACAACTTCCATTTCGAGACCCAGGACGACGTCCTCGACTTCTGGACCAAGTTCTCGCGGATCCTCTACACCGCGTTGCCGCTGCTGGTGGGCATCTCGCTGGTGGTGGGCGGCATCGTGATCATGAACATCATGTTGATGGCGGTGGCGGAGCGGACGCGCGAGATCGGCATCCGCAAGAGCCTGGGGGCGCGCCGCCGCGACATCCTGTCGCAATTCCTGGTGGAGGCGGCCACGCTGTCCACGACCGGGGCGCTCATGGGGATCGTCACCGGGATCGCGCTCGCCAAGCTGGTGGACCTCACGACGCCGTTGCCCGCGAGCATTTCCCTCTCCTCCATCGTCCTGGGCGTCGCGCTCGGGGTCGGGGTCGGCGTGATCGCCGGCGTCTATCCGGCGAGCCGTGCGTCCAAGCTCGACCCGATCGCCGCGCTCCGGCACGAATGA
- a CDS encoding ABC transporter permease — protein sequence MSTSGFASALTSLREGIAIALDSLRANKLRAALTILGVAIGVMVVVAMAGTITGINKSVAASFAAASPKTFYVVRFFSGGVHVSDGTEETEPWRRNPPITPEELELIRDLPTVEAAIIEENGSASEVVAGRERATNVNIFGRSFQWVTVLGGDLTRGRTFMALEEAAGDKVVVINEKLAERLFAERNPVGERIRFHGQEYTVIGVYAAPANLFAGPPNQSEIFLPHSTFRRHVPYWPEWADIVVRPTGSATVAEAIDDVTAALRRARRVRPGEENTFATITQDKLLDLWGQLTGVFFAVMLALSSVGLMVGGVGVIAIMMISVTERTREIGVRKALGATRREILWQFLVEAATLTLIGGAVGLAIGWLLSYGVRHFTPVPSTVPLWSVVVALMASALTGIVFGLVPANRASRLDPVEALRYE from the coding sequence ATGAGCACCTCGGGCTTCGCCTCCGCCCTCACCTCGCTGCGCGAGGGGATCGCCATCGCGCTCGACTCCCTGCGCGCGAACAAGTTGCGCGCCGCACTCACGATCCTCGGCGTCGCCATCGGCGTGATGGTCGTGGTAGCCATGGCCGGCACGATCACGGGCATCAACAAGAGCGTTGCGGCGAGCTTCGCCGCCGCGAGCCCGAAGACGTTCTACGTCGTCCGGTTCTTCAGCGGCGGCGTGCACGTGAGCGACGGCACCGAGGAGACCGAGCCCTGGCGCCGCAACCCGCCGATCACGCCCGAAGAGCTGGAGCTGATCCGGGACCTCCCGACGGTCGAGGCCGCGATCATCGAGGAGAACGGCTCGGCCTCCGAGGTGGTGGCGGGCCGCGAGCGCGCCACCAACGTCAACATCTTCGGCCGCAGCTTCCAGTGGGTCACCGTGCTGGGTGGGGACCTCACCCGGGGCCGCACCTTCATGGCGCTGGAGGAGGCCGCGGGCGACAAGGTCGTGGTCATCAACGAGAAGCTCGCCGAGCGGCTCTTCGCCGAGCGCAACCCCGTCGGCGAGCGCATCCGCTTCCACGGGCAGGAGTACACGGTCATCGGGGTGTACGCGGCACCGGCCAACCTGTTCGCCGGCCCGCCCAACCAGTCGGAGATCTTCCTCCCGCACTCGACGTTCCGGCGCCACGTGCCGTACTGGCCGGAGTGGGCCGACATCGTGGTGCGCCCGACCGGGTCGGCGACGGTGGCCGAGGCCATCGACGACGTCACCGCCGCGCTGCGCCGCGCCCGGCGCGTCCGTCCGGGCGAGGAGAACACCTTCGCCACCATCACCCAGGACAAGCTGCTCGACCTCTGGGGCCAGCTCACGGGCGTCTTCTTCGCCGTGATGCTGGCCCTCTCCAGCGTCGGCCTGATGGTGGGCGGCGTCGGCGTGATCGCCATCATGATGATCAGCGTCACGGAACGGACCCGCGAGATCGGCGTCCGGAAGGCCCTCGGCGCCACCCGGCGGGAGATCCTCTGGCAGTTCCTCGTCGAGGCGGCCACGCTTACCCTGATCGGCGGCGCCGTCGGGCTCGCCATCGGCTGGCTCCTCTCGTACGGGGTCCGGCACTTCACCCCGGTCCCGTCCACCGTGCCCCTGTGGTCGGTGGTGGTGGCGCTGATGGCGTCGGCGCTCACCGGGATCGTGTTCGGGCTGGTGCCTGCCAACCGGGCCTCGCGGCTGGATCCGGTGGAAGCGCTCAGGTACGAGTAA
- a CDS encoding ABC transporter permease has product MPIADAFLLALRAIWSHKLRSFFTLLGIIVSVGFLVAVLAIIHGMNAYVRENIVQAFAGSNTFQVRRTPLLSGFNFDELEWKRIERRPIVTREDAEAVASAIPDAKAIAMQTGFPPPFSELRWHGQSADGVLTLGITAAWHRIQEHQFAFGHGLADVDVAQRRPVAVIGWDVYSQLMGENVQPLGQQVRINGHEVTVVGVVGHRGSVLGQSRDNMILLPFTVFETFFGRRKTTVVFVKVADVGLMSGAMARAEEAMRIRHRLRPMEENDFTVEASDALVGFWTRLTSLLFAIIPSVVAIGVLVGGIVIMNIMLMTVNERTHEIGIRKSLGARARDIRRQFLIESTTMAVMGGAAGVAAGTLFAVLIAAVTPLPARVSLLSVIGALALGAGVGIVFGVVPAARAANLDPVVALRAETRAACTAPGWRARAW; this is encoded by the coding sequence GTGCCGATAGCCGACGCCTTCCTCCTCGCGCTGCGAGCGATCTGGTCGCACAAACTCCGCTCGTTCTTCACCCTTCTTGGCATCATCGTCTCCGTGGGCTTCCTCGTCGCCGTGCTCGCCATCATCCACGGGATGAACGCGTACGTGCGTGAGAACATCGTGCAGGCCTTTGCCGGGTCGAACACCTTCCAGGTGCGGAGGACGCCCCTGCTCTCGGGCTTCAACTTCGACGAGCTGGAGTGGAAGCGAATCGAGCGGCGTCCCATCGTGACCCGGGAGGACGCCGAGGCGGTCGCGAGCGCGATCCCCGACGCGAAAGCGATCGCGATGCAGACCGGCTTCCCGCCGCCGTTCTCCGAGCTGCGGTGGCACGGGCAGTCGGCGGACGGGGTGCTCACCCTCGGGATCACGGCCGCCTGGCACCGCATCCAGGAGCACCAGTTCGCCTTCGGCCACGGCCTCGCCGACGTGGATGTGGCGCAGCGGCGGCCGGTGGCGGTGATCGGCTGGGACGTCTATTCCCAGCTCATGGGGGAGAACGTCCAGCCACTCGGACAGCAGGTGCGCATCAACGGCCACGAGGTGACGGTGGTCGGCGTGGTGGGGCACCGCGGCAGCGTCCTCGGCCAGTCACGCGACAACATGATCCTGCTGCCGTTCACCGTCTTCGAGACGTTCTTCGGGCGCCGCAAGACGACCGTCGTGTTCGTGAAGGTGGCGGACGTGGGCCTGATGAGCGGCGCCATGGCCCGGGCCGAGGAGGCGATGCGGATCCGCCACCGCCTGCGGCCCATGGAGGAGAACGACTTCACCGTAGAGGCATCGGACGCGCTGGTGGGGTTCTGGACCCGGCTCACCTCCCTGCTCTTCGCCATCATCCCCAGCGTGGTCGCGATCGGCGTGCTGGTGGGCGGCATCGTGATCATGAACATCATGCTGATGACCGTGAACGAGCGGACCCACGAGATCGGGATCCGCAAGTCGCTCGGCGCCCGCGCCAGAGACATCCGGCGCCAGTTCCTGATCGAGTCCACGACGATGGCGGTGATGGGCGGCGCCGCCGGCGTCGCGGCCGGCACGCTCTTCGCCGTACTGATCGCCGCGGTGACGCCCCTGCCGGCGCGGGTCTCGCTCCTCTCGGTGATCGGCGCGCTGGCGCTCGGGGCCGGCGTCGGGATCGTCTTCGGCGTGGTGCCGGCGGCGCGCGCCGCCAACCTGGACCCCGTGGTCGCCCTCCGGGCGGAGACAAGAGCGGCCTGCACCGCGCCCGGCTGGCGGGCGAGGGCGTGGTGA
- a CDS encoding ABC transporter permease — protein sequence MIALDAMRSNKLRSALTILGVLIGVATVMTMASLIQGINDDITSQIENAGPTTFYVVWWWNGGVQVGRPPTEIRQRPFLSKTHADAIERLPEIQYAAMYGITNQRVAYKGDQTRAISVYGGSQHGIEIDGGVMIAGRSFTTDEERVGSPVVVLYEEVADRLFGYEIPLNKVVRIGTRGYRVIGVYRRPDNLFASDGQDQTAVIPFESLRHNFRFPEEQNSIVVKPKDGVPILQAQDAVTRELRRIRNVRLSEGNNFDLVTQTQILDTWNKLTSVFFLVMLVLAGVSLMVGGIGVTAIMMVSVTERTKEIGLRKALGARRADILWQFLVEAATLTLLGGAAGILLGGGLATLLSKLTPIPAVVPLWSVLSAVGASIAVGVAFGVYPANRAARLDPVEALRHE from the coding sequence GTGATCGCGCTCGACGCCATGCGCTCCAACAAGCTTCGCTCGGCGCTCACCATCCTCGGGGTGCTGATCGGCGTGGCGACCGTGATGACGATGGCGTCGCTCATCCAGGGCATCAACGACGACATCACCTCGCAGATCGAGAACGCGGGCCCCACGACGTTCTACGTCGTCTGGTGGTGGAACGGCGGGGTCCAGGTGGGGCGGCCGCCCACCGAGATCCGGCAGCGGCCGTTCCTCAGCAAGACCCACGCTGACGCCATCGAGCGGCTGCCGGAGATCCAGTACGCGGCGATGTACGGGATCACGAACCAGCGGGTGGCCTACAAGGGGGACCAGACCCGGGCGATCAGCGTCTATGGCGGGAGCCAGCACGGGATCGAGATCGATGGCGGGGTGATGATCGCGGGCCGGTCGTTCACGACCGACGAGGAGCGGGTAGGCTCGCCGGTGGTGGTGCTCTACGAGGAGGTCGCCGACCGGCTGTTCGGCTACGAGATCCCGCTCAACAAAGTGGTGCGGATCGGCACCCGCGGGTACCGGGTGATCGGAGTGTACCGGCGTCCGGACAACCTCTTCGCCTCGGACGGCCAGGACCAGACCGCGGTGATCCCCTTCGAGAGCTTGCGGCACAATTTCAGGTTCCCCGAGGAGCAGAACTCGATCGTGGTGAAACCGAAAGACGGGGTGCCGATCCTGCAGGCGCAGGATGCGGTGACGCGCGAGCTGCGCCGCATCCGCAACGTCCGCCTCAGCGAGGGGAACAACTTTGACCTGGTGACGCAGACCCAGATCCTGGACACGTGGAACAAGCTTACGAGCGTGTTCTTCCTGGTGATGCTGGTGCTGGCGGGCGTCTCACTCATGGTGGGCGGGATCGGGGTGACGGCGATCATGATGGTGTCGGTCACGGAGCGCACCAAGGAGATCGGGCTGCGCAAGGCGCTGGGCGCGCGGCGGGCGGACATCCTGTGGCAGTTCCTGGTCGAGGCGGCGACCCTGACGCTGCTGGGCGGCGCGGCCGGAATCCTCCTCGGCGGCGGCCTGGCGACGCTGCTGAGCAAGCTGACCCCCATCCCCGCGGTAGTGCCGCTCTGGTCGGTGCTGTCCGCGGTGGGCGCCAGCATAGCGGTGGGGGTGGCGTTCGGGGTGTACCCGGCGAATCGGGCGGCGAGGCTGGATCCGGTGGAGGCGCTGAGACACGAGTAG
- a CDS encoding alcohol dehydrogenase catalytic domain-containing protein, with protein MPVPEPPDGEALVRVLRAGICNTDLELVRGYYPYAGIPGHEFVGVVENGPSALVGRRVVGEINAVCGECGACRAGRPTHCERRTVLGIVNRHGAFAEFLILPSANLHAVPDEVLTDAATFTEPLAAALEIQEQVTIRSKDRVVVVGDGKLGQLIAQTLSLTGCGLLVVGRHAAKLELLSARGIPTGTVEAVRPGAYDVAVECTGNPEGFALARQALRPRGTLVMKSTYSGALTFDASAVVVDEMTLVGSRCGPFAPALRLLAEGRVNVEPLIHARYPLGEGLAAFAHAKRSGVLKVLLGME; from the coding sequence GTGCCGGTGCCGGAGCCCCCCGACGGCGAAGCGCTGGTGCGGGTGCTGCGCGCGGGGATCTGCAATACGGATCTCGAGCTGGTTCGCGGCTACTACCCGTATGCGGGGATTCCAGGCCACGAGTTCGTCGGCGTCGTCGAGAACGGGCCGAGCGCTCTGGTCGGGCGCCGGGTGGTCGGGGAGATCAACGCGGTGTGCGGCGAGTGCGGCGCGTGCCGAGCCGGCCGGCCGACCCACTGCGAGCGTCGAACGGTGCTCGGAATAGTGAATCGGCACGGCGCCTTTGCCGAGTTCCTGATCTTGCCGTCGGCGAACCTGCACGCGGTGCCGGACGAGGTTTTGACCGACGCCGCGACGTTCACCGAGCCGCTTGCGGCGGCGCTCGAGATCCAGGAGCAGGTGACGATCCGGTCCAAGGACCGCGTGGTCGTGGTCGGCGATGGCAAGCTGGGCCAGCTGATAGCGCAGACGCTGAGCCTGACGGGGTGCGGCCTGCTGGTGGTCGGCAGGCATGCCGCCAAGCTGGAGCTGCTGTCCGCCCGAGGCATCCCGACCGGCACGGTGGAGGCGGTGAGGCCGGGCGCCTACGACGTCGCGGTGGAGTGTACCGGCAACCCTGAGGGCTTCGCGCTGGCGCGCCAGGCGCTTCGCCCGCGCGGAACGCTGGTGATGAAGAGCACCTACTCCGGCGCGCTGACCTTCGACGCCTCGGCCGTCGTCGTGGACGAGATGACCTTGGTGGGATCGCGCTGCGGGCCGTTCGCGCCGGCGCTGCGTCTTCTCGCCGAGGGACGCGTGAACGTGGAACCGCTCATTCACGCGCGGTATCCGCTCGGCGAAGGGCTGGCGGCCTTTGCCCACGCCAAGCGGAGCGGTGTGTTGAAGGTATTGCTCGGGATGGAGTGA
- the bshB1 gene encoding bacillithiol biosynthesis deacetylase BshB1 — protein MKLDLLAIAAHPDDAELTCGGTLAAAARQGHRVGILDLVAGEAGTRGSATRRGREAARAARALGVHARENAGLRDAHLHNTDETRRTVIAWIRKFRPRTVILPYPVGRHPDHRVASELGRDACYLAGLAKYDAPGRPHRPHKLLYALAYREDPVKPTFVVDISRTFNAKMRAIRCYASQFDGAGSAGEIFPTGQHLYELIETQSAHYGSLIRVRYGEPFFTPETVAVEDVVGVEVQSM, from the coding sequence ATGAAACTCGACCTGCTCGCCATTGCCGCCCACCCCGACGACGCCGAGCTGACCTGCGGCGGCACGCTGGCCGCCGCGGCGCGGCAAGGCCACCGCGTCGGCATCCTCGATCTGGTCGCCGGCGAAGCGGGAACCCGCGGCTCCGCCACGAGGCGCGGCCGGGAGGCCGCCAGGGCGGCCCGCGCGTTAGGCGTGCATGCGAGAGAGAACGCGGGCCTCCGCGATGCGCACCTTCACAACACGGACGAAACGCGGCGAACGGTGATCGCCTGGATCCGGAAGTTCCGCCCGCGCACCGTCATCCTGCCCTACCCCGTCGGCCGCCACCCCGATCACCGCGTCGCGTCGGAGCTCGGCCGCGATGCCTGCTATCTCGCCGGACTCGCGAAGTACGATGCACCCGGGCGACCGCACCGGCCTCACAAGCTCCTCTACGCCCTCGCCTACCGCGAGGACCCGGTGAAGCCGACCTTCGTGGTGGATATCTCACGCACCTTCAACGCGAAGATGCGGGCGATACGGTGTTATGCTTCCCAGTTCGATGGCGCTGGCTCCGCCGGTGAGATCTTTCCGACCGGGCAGCATTTGTATGAGCTGATCGAGACGCAGTCGGCGCATTATGGGTCGCTGATTCGGGTGAGATATGGGGAGCCGTTTTTTACCCCCGAGACGGTGGCGGTCGAGGATGTTGTGGGTGTGGAGGTGCAGTCGATGTAG
- a CDS encoding cysteine desulfurase family protein, which produces MQRIYLDHAATTPVRPEVRDAMLPFLGETFGNPSSGHYFGRTARAGLENARKQIAAALGAEIREIIFTSGGTEADNHAVIGSAVAQNDGRDLKAAHLVSAPTEHKALLGALHEAERLGARVTLLPVDRNGLVDLPALDDALAGKLPGGKPCLVSVMWVNNETGTVQPVASIARRCAAAGVPFHTDAVQAFGKVTVRLKDHPGITLASISAHKIGGPKGIGAIFIRERKGVASILHGGGQQGGLRPGTENVPGAVGLGVAAELAAKEQPETHARLSAIRGAVEAALKERVGDLVVHAAGAAERAPTILNVSAPDTDSEAMLMHLDLAGLACASGSACNTGAVEPSHVLTAMGVPREIAVGAVRMSFGALSSMDQVPRIADTFGQVVAKVRKLRAVLSRA; this is translated from the coding sequence ATGCAACGCATCTACCTCGACCACGCCGCCACCACTCCGGTCCGGCCCGAAGTCCGTGACGCCATGCTCCCCTTCCTCGGCGAGACCTTCGGCAATCCTTCGTCCGGCCACTATTTCGGCCGGACCGCCCGCGCCGGCCTCGAGAACGCCCGCAAGCAGATCGCCGCCGCGCTGGGAGCGGAGATCCGCGAGATCATCTTCACCTCCGGCGGCACCGAGGCCGACAATCACGCCGTGATCGGCAGCGCCGTAGCGCAGAACGACGGCCGCGACCTCAAGGCCGCCCATCTCGTCTCCGCCCCGACCGAACACAAGGCGCTCCTCGGCGCGCTGCACGAGGCCGAGCGGCTCGGCGCTCGCGTCACGCTGCTGCCCGTGGACCGCAACGGGCTGGTGGACCTCCCGGCACTCGACGACGCGCTCGCGGGCAAGTTGCCGGGTGGGAAGCCGTGTCTCGTCTCCGTGATGTGGGTGAACAACGAGACCGGCACCGTCCAGCCCGTCGCGTCCATTGCCCGAAGGTGCGCCGCGGCGGGCGTGCCGTTCCATACGGACGCGGTGCAGGCGTTCGGCAAGGTGACCGTGCGCCTCAAGGACCACCCGGGCATCACCCTCGCGTCGATCTCGGCCCACAAGATCGGCGGGCCGAAGGGCATCGGCGCGATCTTCATCCGCGAACGCAAGGGCGTGGCGAGCATCCTGCATGGCGGCGGCCAGCAGGGCGGCCTCAGACCCGGCACCGAAAACGTGCCCGGCGCGGTGGGCCTGGGCGTCGCTGCCGAGCTGGCCGCGAAGGAGCAGCCGGAGACCCACGCGCGGCTGTCGGCCATTCGCGGCGCAGTCGAAGCAGCGCTCAAGGAACGCGTCGGAGACCTGGTGGTCCACGCCGCCGGTGCGGCGGAGCGCGCGCCCACCATCCTCAACGTCAGCGCGCCGGACACCGATTCCGAGGCGATGTTGATGCACCTCGACCTTGCGGGCCTGGCCTGCGCGTCCGGCTCGGCGTGCAACACCGGCGCCGTGGAGCCGTCGCACGTCCTGACGGCGATGGGCGTGCCGCGGGAGATCGCGGTCGGCGCGGTGCGCATGTCGTTCGGCGCGCTGTCGTCCATGGACCAGGTCCCCCGCATCGCGGACACGTTCGGCCAGGTCGTCGCGAAGGTGCGGAAGCTCCGCGCCGTCCTCTCGCGCGCTTGA
- the mnmA gene encoding tRNA 2-thiouridine(34) synthase MnmA, producing MPPRVLVAMSGGVDSSVAAALLVEQGFDVVGATMRLFCYSDATVPDRPCCSLDSMNDARAVADRLGIPHYTLNFADRFGRDVIQNFVDEYARGRTPIPCVRCNSFTKFSDLLAHAEALDCDAIATGHYARADAGRLYRGRDRAKDQSYFLWGIGREVVTRMRTPVGALSKAETRNVARRLGLGTAEKAESQEICFVPDGDYVAVLEDRLPAGAPALAPGPIVTTNGETIGEHEGFARYTIGQRRGLPGGRSRPLHVVAIRPLTREVVVGDAEELDGWSVELNEVNWLVDPLEPGEACEVQVRNHSRAVSAEVASCDGPRLALRLLEPARAVAPGQSGVLYRGDLVLGGGVIG from the coding sequence ATGCCCCCCCGCGTCCTGGTCGCAATGTCCGGCGGCGTCGATTCCTCGGTCGCCGCGGCGTTGCTGGTCGAGCAGGGCTTCGATGTTGTGGGCGCCACGATGCGGCTCTTCTGCTACTCGGACGCCACGGTCCCCGACCGGCCCTGCTGCTCGCTCGACTCGATGAACGACGCTCGCGCGGTAGCCGACCGCCTCGGCATCCCGCATTACACGCTGAACTTCGCCGATCGTTTCGGCCGGGACGTGATCCAGAACTTCGTGGATGAGTACGCGCGCGGCCGCACGCCCATCCCGTGCGTACGCTGCAACTCGTTCACCAAGTTCTCGGACCTGCTCGCGCACGCGGAAGCGCTGGACTGCGACGCCATCGCGACCGGCCACTACGCGCGCGCCGATGCCGGCCGCCTCTACCGTGGCCGCGACCGCGCCAAGGACCAGTCCTACTTCCTGTGGGGGATAGGACGGGAGGTCGTGACGCGGATGAGAACACCGGTGGGCGCGCTCTCCAAGGCGGAGACGCGGAACGTGGCGCGGCGGCTGGGGCTCGGGACCGCGGAGAAGGCGGAGAGCCAGGAGATCTGCTTCGTTCCCGACGGCGACTACGTCGCGGTGCTCGAGGACCGGCTCCCGGCCGGCGCCCCCGCGCTCGCTCCCGGCCCGATCGTCACTACCAACGGCGAAACGATCGGGGAGCACGAGGGGTTCGCGCGCTACACCATCGGGCAGCGCCGCGGGTTGCCGGGAGGGCGCTCGCGGCCGCTTCACGTCGTCGCCATCCGGCCCCTGACCCGTGAAGTCGTGGTGGGTGACGCCGAGGAGCTGGATGGCTGGTCGGTGGAGTTGAACGAGGTGAACTGGCTCGTGGACCCGCTCGAGCCCGGCGAGGCGTGCGAAGTGCAGGTCCGCAACCACTCGCGTGCGGTCAGCGCCGAGGTCGCGTCGTGCGACGGGCCGCGGCTCGCGCTCCGGCTCCTCGAGCCCGCCCGCGCGGTCGCGCCGGGCCAGAGCGGAGTGTTGTATCGAGGCGATCTGGTGCTCGGAGGCGGGGTGATCGGGTAA
- the sixA gene encoding phosphohistidine phosphatase SixA has protein sequence MEVILIRHAKAGDRDPNTWLNDDNRPLTSDGVDEQHQAAKVMKKMGIRFDFLVTSPMLRARQTAEAVAEAYRWPEEPQVTEALGHGYSVAAVIKMLNRFPPDSRVALVGHEPDLSRLAAALISSGGSTRIDLKKSGVLGIEFEGAAEVGAGTLVYQLKPGHLRKLTE, from the coding sequence ATGGAAGTCATCCTCATCCGCCACGCCAAGGCCGGCGACCGGGACCCCAACACCTGGCTCAACGACGACAATCGTCCGCTCACCTCCGACGGCGTGGATGAGCAGCACCAGGCCGCGAAGGTCATGAAGAAGATGGGGATCAGGTTCGACTTCCTCGTCACCAGCCCGATGCTCAGGGCACGCCAGACCGCCGAGGCCGTCGCCGAGGCGTACCGATGGCCGGAAGAGCCGCAGGTGACCGAGGCGCTCGGGCACGGCTACTCGGTCGCGGCCGTGATCAAGATGCTTAACAGGTTCCCGCCCGATTCCCGCGTCGCGCTGGTCGGCCACGAGCCGGACCTGTCGCGCCTGGCGGCTGCGCTGATCAGCTCGGGCGGCAGCACCAGGATCGATCTCAAGAAAAGCGGCGTGCTCGGGATCGAGTTCGAGGGAGCCGCGGAGGTGGGCGCCGGAACACTGGTCTATCAGCTGAAGCCGGGGCATTTGAGGAAGCTGACGGAGTAA
- a CDS encoding DUF5679 domain-containing protein, with product MAKKPVKKTASKSAKPAAKKATSKKAPSSLGANEGYCVKCKAKRAISNAKQVKMANGRPALKGTCPVCGTGMFKILSPS from the coding sequence ATGGCCAAGAAGCCCGTGAAGAAGACCGCGTCCAAGTCCGCGAAGCCAGCGGCGAAGAAGGCCACCAGCAAGAAGGCCCCATCCTCGCTCGGCGCGAACGAGGGCTACTGCGTGAAGTGCAAGGCGAAGCGGGCGATCTCGAACGCGAAGCAGGTGAAGATGGCCAACGGCCGGCCGGCGCTGAAGGGTACCTGCCCGGTGTGCGGCACGGGCATGTTCAAGATCCTTTCTCCTTCCTGA